TGCACACAAAGGGCTGAAAgctccataaaaataaatgatccaCAGTATAAGCTACATTAACCCGTGGAATAGTAAGCTACTTCAGTCCTGTAAACTTTAGTGCCATCCATTCAAAACCACATTGGGTCACTTTAGTGCTAAATTTATAAGAACAAAATAGTAAATACACATGTTTTATTTGTTAAGCTGCCAGCTGTATATTTTGTGTAAAAGTTGGTTAGCCTAGGAAAACCTATTTGAAGGCACATCAGGCAATGCACATTTAAAAGCAGTGTCTCTTTTGGATACACAGTTTTATGTGTTGCAAATATATTTACTATTAAGCATCATGTATGTTTAATATCACGATTACTTCAGTACCCTAAAAAGGCTTTGTTCACTTTATAGTTTCCATTATTGAAGAGTCAACATTCAGTTCTCCCACAATTTTGTAAAGTGCAGGCAACCCACAAGAGCTTCTAGTTTTAGCGAGCAGCCTCGTGGGACTACAATAATTGTTATGAAATCATTATTTCTACTTCAGCAGTTTCAACTGTCAGATACACGTAACAATAATTGCAGTTAATGAATGTGGCTCAATTTATTAAGTAGAAAATGAAAGTCATTTTTCTCTTATATGCAGCACTGAAACATATTAACATTTATCATTTGTGTATTCCATGTCAAATATTCTACTGTCATTTATTGgtcagtatatatatttatatatatatattttaaaacttatcttcattatatttttaaatatatatttatacatttaaatatatatattattaaatatatttaaagatatttaaaataatatatattgatatttttaaaacttctcttcATTAAAAACCAATGCAGGAAATTCTAACTctttaattgaaaattaattaaaataattagtatCAAAAGTAATATTTAACAAGAACCTATGTCTATGAAAAAAATCCAATAGAAGCAAATCTTAATTCTTTCTTGAGATAAACAAGATTCTTTCTTGtgtcaccctcccctcccctaacctttATGAGTACAAAAAATCCAAAACGTCCAGTTGTTTAAAGTATTAATGTTTTCTTCTCAAACATTTAGTTAGTAAAATTTTTGTGTACATAGATACAGcctatttctctattttaaaaagtaatactaGATTTATTTTCAATCACTCAAAGTAAACTGCATAGACATTTGCAAGAGCAAAGAGTGAAGAATTTCTAAAAACGTAAGATGAAAAGTTATCACTTTTCGTATTCCAGAGGCATCTGCCTCCAATAAGTATACATTGACCATTCAGTGGTCCAATGTGAACAATCACAATTAGCTTAAACCGTGGAATCATCAAGTCCTTGACTTGGCCTTTAATAACCtagaatttaaaaggaaaaaaaagaaggttctCAGTCACACTGAAACTTGAGAGTATTGATCTTTGTCTTAAATATAGTGTATTTAATTGAATAAAACAGCACAATCCATGTAGATATCATCAGTAATTGTTGTATAGCCACAACTATGATTTGCTTCAAGCTCTCTCCTCATGAGATAGGACCATTAGGACTAAAATAATAGCACcagcaaaaatttgcattttataagGCACATGAAGAAACTATAAACATGAAAATAGAATAGACTTATTAACTTCTTTGAAAATCTATGTTTAAATGGCTTCCCTTTAAAGAATGTTGACATTAGAATTACACCATCTTGTTTATGTCTAATTGAGAGACCAtacatctagagcaggggtccccaaactacggcccgcgggccacatgcagccccctgaggccatttatccggcccccgccgcacttctggaaggggaacctctttcattggtggtcagtgagagatgcaaagcatggcatcgcttacatacagtactacttccagtgacgtgggatgcatgcctcacggctccggaagcacgtcacatcacttgttacatctggcagtgacaaatatggaaccggacattgaccatctcattagccaaaagcaggcccatagtttccattgaaatactggtcagtttattgatttaaatttacttgttctttactttaaatattgtatttgttcctgttttgtttttttactttaaaataagatatgtgcagtgtgcatagggatttgttcatagttttttttatagtctgtccctccaatggtctgagggacagtgaactggccccctgtgtaaaaagtttggggactcctgatctagAGTCTCCTGTGACATGACTAATCATACATGTTTATTAAAGAATTTGTTATAAAAAGGCAAGTAGAGAAAACCTAATCCCAGTACTTTAgttgataaaaatagaaatgtatttaaagcccgaccaggcggtgggacaatggataaagtgtcgacctaggatgctgaggacccaggtttgaaatcctgaagtcaccagcttgagtgcgagctcatttgtttgaatgcgggctcaccagcttgagtgcagggtcaccggcttgcgtgtgggatcatagatatggctTCATGGTCACTTAGaacccaaagttactggcttggaCAAGGGGTCAATAGctcggctgaagccccccagtcaaagcacatatgagaaagcaatcaatgaacaactagagtgccacaacaatgagttgatgcttcttatttctttcccttcctgtctgtctgtccctgtctgtctctctctctctctaaaaaaaaaaatgtgtttaaaggCCACAATGTCTGTTTTTGATGATCATTAAAGCTGTCTTGGGAAGAGAAATGAtcattacaatattttattttttacaacaatcaaaaaaataaatgggcagttttatacatttttaaaacaaaattcatgCAAATGATGTACATAATGATTATTTTAGACAAAGGCTTTTACACACACATGTAATATgacctaataaatattttaataaaataaaatataaataagcattTTTACTGCTACTGCAAATTAATTGCCTTCTTCAAAAAGGAGGGGGGTTGTGCTTTCAGCAAATATTCTAGTTATACTTAACACTTTAGGCAAATCACACATTACCTCAGCAATCGTTTTAGTCAGCTGTTTACAGAGCTCTGGTTCATATTGTTCTTCTTGTAGATAGCTAGTTAACACATCTTTCAGAATACGATTGATAGTAATCACAGGAAAATGTTTGGTAGGACCTGAAAATACAGACAAAATTTCTTTCTAAGAAGTCATTTCATATCATACCTGCCCACCTCATAGGCTACATAAGAGTACTGAAACATGGAGGACATTTAATCTTCTGTGTGGCCTCTATTTAAGGAAAAAAGTAGTCTTACTTAGGCTTCCAGTCAGGTTCTCTGGCAGAGGATCAGGCAACGGACTCATTCATTTACCAGACCACCTGGAGTGTGTTCAGCCATCAAGCTTTGACACTGAAAAGTATTCTCCTTCCCAGTTCCCACTATTAATGACTTACTTCCAAGTCTCAAAACCTTTCTCCCAGTTCAATCTGTCCAGCGCTCTGCAATGGACAGATTGCTCGAAATTTCAGATCTTACTGCAGTCTTTCCCTCAGAAAGCTCTAATGTTCAGTTCCCACCCAACCTAGAGCCTCTTCTCCCACCATCACAGCTTTCTACATggatgctgctctctctctcatgGACTTCATCTGTCTTGTAATGGATGCTTGTACATTTGCTCttgctcttcttcttttttttttaaaggatttatttattcattttagagaagagagagaaagagaaggggaggaggagcaggaagcatcaacttccattcgtgccttgactgggcaagcccggggtttctaaccggcgacctcagcattccaggtcgacgctttatccactgcgtcaccacaggtcaggccacttcttTTTAAATGGAACATGTTTTCCTATTTTGTTCATCTGAGAAACAGTCATGTTTCAGGGCCAGCTATCCCAGCTCCTTGTGGTAAGGCACGCCTGCCTTCCTCTCTGGTGAAGTATATAATAAGCTAGGTCACATTTTATCCTCTTCAGAGTCTAATACAAGGCTAAAGACATTAGAAATATTATAATAtgatttctgaaataaaacagaatcaaacatatataaataataatcatGGTACAGATCTAGGCTACTTATATTGAGCATTTTCTACAAGTCAGGCACTAtgataagaattttttatttataacctTATATAACCTAATAAATCTCTGGGTGAAGCTTactgttatctccatttcacagatggaaaaACAGGTTTAAATGCATGGTGGAACTTGCCCAGAATCacacagtggcagagctgggtttATCTGACTCAAAAGCTCATATTTTTAACTACATTTAGTCCATGTTCAGATAAGAAGCTTCAGAACAGTCTTTTTAATCCTGCACACCAAGCATCTTACCTGTACCTCCTGGGAATATTAACCTCATCATCTTTCTATTAGTGTATGACATGCACATATGCCCTGGGCCTGGAGTACAGAGGCTCAATCATTATTTGCTGAACTGGTATGGATAAAAGAATGAGATCAAGAATTATATCCAATTATACTTTAACGGTCATCACtatcttttgtgtttattttctaaaagttttatgtattgattgattccagagagagagaaggagagtgagagagagaaaaacattgatttgctattccacccatccatgcatccattggttgatttctgtatgtgcacactgactagggatcaaagccacaaccttggcaattgggatgacactctaaccaaactgagctatccaaccaggattaagtgtttattcttttttttttttttattttatttttttttataattttatttttttaatggggtgacatcaataaatcaggatacatatattcaaagataacaagtccaggttatcttgtcgttcaattatgttgcatacccaccacccaaagtcagattgtcctctgtcaccttctatcttgttttctttgtgcccctccccaccccctatccctctcccattcccccctcccccccgtaaccaccacactcttatcaatgtctcttagtttcactattatgtcccacctatgtatggaataatacagttcctgtttttttctgatttacttatttcgcttcgtatcatgttatcaagatcccaccattttgctgtaaatgttccgatgtcatcatttcttatggctgagtagtattccatagtgtatatgtgccacatcttctttatccagtcatctgttgatgggctttttggttgtttccatgtcctggccactgtgaacaatgctgcaataaacatggggctgcatgtgtctttattctTAGCGACTGTATCAGTCAGTGCCTAAGGGAATATTCGACACATTCAAGTTGAGACAATTCTGGGAGGACTTCATAATGAGATTCCTAAGAGAGGCCTGAACAGGAAGGATGTAGGACATCATGAAGAAAACTACCATTCAACTAGTGAAAGTGAGAGTGTTAACCACCATCGGACCCTTGAGGGATATGAGATAGGAACTCTTACTAGATCCTAGAAGAGGCACATGAAGCAGGCTCCCCTGAAAGCAGTTTATGACCTTCTGTTGATGGATGTAAACAGTTGGACATAAATACCCAGCTCACAGTTCTTTCACCCTGTGACTTTCTACTGAAGTTTCCCACTGGCTGAACTTAACCAGGTGATAGCCCATGCTTATGGTTGAGTTGGGTCAGCCTCCTGAGGCTCaataaacagtatttttattttgatgattaatagaaattattcaattaaatttatattcGTGCGGGGAATGAATCTGGACATACAAAACAAAGACACCTGATACAATCAATGAGTGTGGTATTTAAACCCAATAGTTAGTCAGCAGGAATCTCTGTTCTAAACGACAGAGATAAGCAGTTATAAACCTGTAGAAGGTTGGTCCTCCCTTTTCTTGCTTCATGGGGTCAGAGGGAGGGCACTAGCCCCCTTAGGCAAGCTTGCCTGTGCCTATGGGCCTTGGTGTCAAGTTCTGTGGGTCTTTTTGATTTCTATTCAACTCTTCTAGTGAAATAAGACTAAATTTGAGGAtgatttcccttttttatttaataaatttaaagtgaTACTACCAGTGTGGACGAAATTAAATAGATTATGTCCTTTCAACTGatgcctctctctttttcactccgTCCTACCAAGCACTTAAATCACATATACCTTACTTGACCTACACCACTTACCTGAAACTTAATTTAGCCACGTGTTATGGTGACCATATGCATTTTTTCCTTCAGAAAATAGTAAATCCTTCAGTGCAGATGTCTGCCTCTAGTACACCTCCCTGTCATCTCGGAGCCGCAACTCCCTTTCCAGGAAGTGGTCTTCCTACACTAACCACGTGGCTGTTTAGGATCGACCATTGCCTCTTATGAGACTATGTCCATGATTGATTTGTTCAGATATggcacttgctcaagccagacccATGGTGACCTTAAgtggaatttttatttcaaactggAACTGGGATCAGATGACTGGGAAGTCAGGCTCTCTCTGTGGCGAGGTTATGACGGGTGAGGTTAGGAACTGCCGGAGGCCATGTGACGCAGTGAGAGGAGGTCACGCAGTAAAATGCTGGGAAGAGAATCCTAGGCGCACCACGTCCCTGTTTGCAGTAGCTCCTGTTGTCCAGTTGTACCATTGCCTTTATGCACtttgcttagaattttttttttcgaTCTCATTAACCAGATTctatactgaaaatattttgcaaaaacaGTAATGAACTTTTCTCACTTCTTTGTGGACTTTCCCCCAATACAGCTAGAGTTGTGCACTGACTCGCAGGCAGGGAGcctgagaggcaaagagagaaaaagttTAGCTTTGATTTCCAAAATAAGCTCCTAAAGCTACTTTCAGAGTCATCTGTTGTGCACGccaaaggtttctttcttttcttcttccttttctttttcttgagagaattattttgtttatgagaAAAATTTTTTCTAGAAATCAAAAATCAAGGACCTGAGAAGATcagatggattaaaaaaaaacgtccataaaaatagatttaagagagaatagataaaaaatttggttatttaatatacaatatctGTGTTCTCAGCTTCCCCAAATTGAGATAAGAACAACCAGATACTGTTGTTAAGATGAAATGAATTGAACTatttaaagtgcttagaacagtgcctgctgCACAAAAGAAACCCACTCATTAGATAGGTATTATCATTGTTGTTGCTACTTCATTCTGAGGGAGGAGATAGGGAGGGCTCTTGCtgtaaggaggaagggagggcgggagggaggagagaaaggagcgAGGCCTCCACGGGTGGGGTGAAGTGAACACTGAGAAACTCACAGACTCTGTGCGAGTAAGCGGCTGATGACAGGGCCGGATCACCTCATGGAAGTTGAGCCCAAATgatgcctctctgtctctctccatcttaAAATTCTACTTTCTGTTATGTTGGTTTCATTCTCAGGCAGTCTGTCACAACACGGCCACAAATATGGCCACCTGTAACTCGTTTGACTTGATGCTCACAGTCAATGTTTTTCAAGAATGAAGAACCTCTTTACTCACTGCTCAAAAAAAAGAGACTTGTGGAGAACTCATTTTATAATAGGATTATATTGGATATCATAGAAGGCTTTCCTTTGCAGTGATCCAAGGTGAAGTTTTAGTCATTTTGAGAAGCAGTAACATAATAAATGGAGAAGcaatttaaatacattatttcacttaattctcacagTATCCCTATGATGTGTAGAGTATAATCCCtatttacaggtgaagaaactgagattcaaGGGTGCTAAATACCTTGCttgaacattatttatttatttatgatttagaATTCGAATTCAGATACATTGGATCTTatagtgtgtatttttttctatatgcaTGTTACAGTAATTAATGAGCAAATGTAAAtggtattatattataaaaaatatactttcattttttcattttctttttttctttcattaatttacattcttgttttctctcatttttggTGGCTGTAATTACTCAGATAACAGGAGGACAAACatgctaaacatttttttaagttttaaatttaatttttttaagtgagtaagTGAGACAGAAAgccagattcctgcatgtgccccaatggaGTTCCCCCCCACAAGTCCTCtaggggcaatgctgtgcccatctggggccatccattgcttggcaacagagctatttttagcatcctaagggaggctccaggaagccatcctcagcacttggggcaaactcacttgaaccaatctagccatggctgtgggaggggaagagagagagagagaaagagagagagaagggggagagggggaggtggagaagcagatggtcgcttctcctgtgtgccctgaccaggaatctaacctgggacatccacatgccaggctgatgctctacccctgagccaacgggccagggcctaagatATGTTCAGATGATACAAATATTATTAGAtagaatgtgaaaattaaacactATAATGTTAGTAATTAATtgatccccccctcccccccacacactatTCTTGCAAATATTGCATTTTGTACATATGAGAACATCCTTACCAAAGGCCCACAGAGTACCTTTCAGGAGCAAAATAAATCCAGAAATAGGTAGAAGTAGAAATACATTTTTGATTTTAACAAAGTGGCTAGTTGAATGCTTAAAAAAATGGATTAAGcataaaagattttaattaaaagaataattcacCCTaggtggatagctcagttggttagagccttgtcctgatgtgccaaggttgtgggtttgatccttggtcaggatacattcaaaaatcaacaactaaatgcataaataagtggaacaacatatcagtgtttctcactctctctggctccctgctctctctttaaatctctttctctctctctctcaaatcaataagttaaaattttaaaaaagaatgtcacATATTTcatgagaaatatataaaatattatatataatatatataaatatttatacatatatacacactaaGGTATTTGGAAATACATGTATACACCCTAAGGTATTTGGGAAATTACTTTTCTAATGTAGTTCAACATCCAGTACTTCTAAAACTGGTAGGATGATTTAGCTTGTTTATTTGAGGAAATGAGTTATAAAATATATCCTATAAAGAAGAAACACAGGGCTTCATATTTCAAGTCCCTTAACTTGTTGAAATCTGATTTCAACCCTTTCAGTATGCAGATCCCTAAGTCATAGGCCCCAATTGGCTAAGATCTTTTAGTTATAGGTGGGTGAAAACCTAACCCTAACTAAAAAGTCAGAATACTTTGGATTTAGGACTAGAATGGTGACAGTAGGCTTTAGTTCTCTCTTGGTCTTAGGTTCCATGTGAGGGCAAGATAGCAAAAGCTGCTATAACccctacatcagtggtagtcaacctggtccctatcgcccactagtgggcattccagctttcatggtgggcggtagcagagcaatcaaagtataaataaaaggatagatttaactatagtaagttgttttataaagatttattctgccaaacttagtgaaaatccgacataaagtacttggtaagtaattattattatatgctttaacttgctgtaactctgctttataaattttataaagtaaagttacttccctactttataaagcaccattactgtggaaccagtgggcggttagaaaattttactactaacagagatacaaaagtgggcagtaggtataaaaagtttgactacccctgggctacATCCTTTCAGGTTTCAGCGCCTAATCTGCTTCTTCAAAAGCTCAAACAACATTTTCTGAATTGAATATCAAGACCTGACCAATCAAAGGGTTCTATATCATCCAAGAATGTCCTGTTACATTTCTGAGGCTAGTGTCAGCTTTGGCAGAATGTTATGGACCCCAAGTGGTAACAATGGCTTTGCCCCAGAAAACTGCATTAGGTTACCAGAAGAAGTATAGAAGTGTATTGGATGGCAGAAATATTAGTTGTCTACTACAGCACTATGAAAATAGCAGTAGATTGACTAATTATGGAACCTTGTAATCCATGTAGTTTGGGGGATTACTGTAGAAAATTGGCTGCAAGGCCTAATGGGATGTGCTGATGGTCTATAATTTTATCGAGGTTAACTGGCACAGATGGAACCACTCTGGCCCATAGAGTCTTCCCTTGGTCATTGTTAAGTCTCTGTGGAATTTCTATACAGCAGTAATTATATATGGATTCAGATAATAGTGAGCAGGTTTACATTTAGAGAAAACAAGTAGGTCTATGAGGGAACATGAATGGGAACAAATCTTCACTTTGAATTCCAAGGGGAGTTCAGAGGCAGGTGCAAaatctttgttttcaaaaatcTAAAACCTCAGTGTAAAGGGATAAACATCTCTGTCAACAGGGGACCAGAAATCATTTACCTTTGCCTTGAAGGCTTTTTTCTCTACCTGTCAACAGCATTGGTTGGTTTTGTTGGATAAAACTTTAatgcatatcttttttatttcatattttatatatatacatacatatatatacatacatatatatatatatacacactttatGTCAAGTATGTGTAAAATAACTCCACAAGCTGATCCCCCAAATTCTCAATCAACTGAATTCAGTAATACACAGTACACATCAGTGGTGCCCAGTGAATTGCTTGGTGTTTAGGAAACACTGATGAAGAAAAGTAGGTAATGGGTCCCACTTTGCAGAGGAAGAAATTAAAGCAGCATCATGTGTCAAGTGTCTAAAGACCAGTGCAGGGCCAGGCAGCAGGTGGGCCACTCTTGGGTAAAGGGGGGCCCACTACCCCTtgcctggccttgcctggtcattGAACCCCTTTTAGATCTAGGAACTCTTCAGACAGAATCTGGGAGGGCGGGATGCCTGACATCGGAAAGTCTCCCTGGGAGAATGCACCACACCCTTCCGAGGTGTTGCAACATAGGTCCAGCACTTAACTCAGCCTCAGCCAAGGACCAAGGAAGGTTTTTAAGTGATAGGGTTCTCAGTCCCCAAGCATGTGCCATTTTGCTGCTGGCCACCAGTCTTTCCAAGACTGCTGAGCCCCAACTGCAGGCCCagtgctgcctgtgactggctggCACtcaagtttcctcttctgtaagtgTGAAGTGTCAGAGACTTGGGACCTTCCTGAGAGGAACTGTCTCAGGATAAGGATGACAGATGGAAAAGGAAGCAGCAGATGGCGGTGCTGCTGCTGCCTGAGACATGGCTATCAATATCTGGCATGCCAGCTTTCTGAGACCAAGTGCAGGCCTCAGGCCCACACTGCCCCTGCCCGGCCCTTGGTCATGGGGTCACTGCCAGCTGCACTTTGCACTCTGATGACCTCAAAGCACTTTCATGGCTGCCATCCAGAAGAGCAGGTCAGTGGTTCTGCAGGTGCACAGGCAGACTCAAAGATGGGGTAAAGGGATCAATCTTGACCTGTCTCCATGCGTGACCCCTTCAAAACTCCACATTATTTAGGAtgaccccaccccccatccctctcctttACCCAGCCCAGCCTCTGTGGGAGCGGGAGAAGCTGATTAGGAGGCACGTAGCATCAATCAACTGTGAACTGCTGAGGGCTGAAAGGCCTGTTAGCCTCAGCCCCCTGGGGTGTGGGGTGTCCCCTGAGATTCTTCCTTGGGAAAAGCTTGTCCTCATGACTTGCCCAGGTATGCTCTGTCCACATGGAGCCAGGCCGCTCCCCCGGGAGAGACCTGCCCCAGCACACGCACCGCCGCCTGGGCACCACAGAGCTGCAGTTGTAGCAGACTCTTTGTCAGCAATCAAATGTGGAGTGAagacatgtaaaaaataaaaaaatgaaagcagcaTCAAATATCTCAATTAATTAAGATCCCTATTATTGTACGAGCATTGAAGATAATGCCAGTTTATCAGATATTGATTAAGTAAATATTGTTCACAAAGTCAGATGTTTAAAATAGAAGCAAATGATAAAATAACACACCCAGCTGGTACGTGTTTTCCATCTGAACTGTAAGGCAGGAGGCAAGGTCACGCTGGCTAGGTTCATCCATATAAGACACAGTACTCATACGGCTAAAAGTAAGGGAGGAAACAAATTTCAATAGTTATTATGACAATAACAAAACACAGTGTTTTTTGTTATAAAATGTTACAAAGgcaaatttttctctaaaaaaattcaAGCAACTCCCGTGTAAATATCCTAGTAACATATTTAAAACAATTGAGAAATGGAAACATTAAGGCGTAAGAAGTTACTTGGTGCAGGTCTCAATTTAGTGTCTGAAGCCCAGTGCAGTGCCGGGCATCTGATTAGTAAGAGTTCGTGGTCGGTTGGTCTGCAGGGGAACAGAATGCATGTTTCAAAAGCCATTGTCGATAGCATCTTTACACAGATGCAAAGCTCTGCTCACAGCGAACAAAGCTCACAAAAGGGATTGGGGAATATGTGAGAAAGCTTAAAATGTTGGGAAACAACTCTGTATATACATTGGGGTTATTAGAGTGCACATTATAGATACCTCACAAATCCCTttagtcaaaaaaagaaaaatgagaaactcCTCTACATGATGAGAGAAACCACAATTCCCCCAAATGATCATAAATCAATAAGCACCAATCACCCTTTTCAACATTAAGAAAGGGT
The Saccopteryx bilineata isolate mSacBil1 chromosome 3, mSacBil1_pri_phased_curated, whole genome shotgun sequence DNA segment above includes these coding regions:
- the DYNLT5 gene encoding dynein light chain Tctex-type 5, with the protein product MMMSGIAKDRTAHTLKKRGSVSSLSSHEFQRRVLHGRIKDRMSTVSYMDEPSQRDLASCLTVQMENTYQLGPTKHFPVITINRILKDVLTSYLQEEQYEPELCKQLTKTIAEVIKGQVKDLMIPRFKLIVIVHIGPLNGQCILIGGRCLWNTKSDNFSSYVFRNSSLFALANVYAVYFE